In Stenotrophomonas sp. 610A2, one DNA window encodes the following:
- the rlmH gene encoding 23S rRNA (pseudouridine(1915)-N(3))-methyltransferase RlmH, with translation MKARLIATGERAPSWVAQGFAEYQKRLSHWLPLELVEIEPGLRGKGRDPKRAIEDEGKRVLAALPKNPYVVALDVPGKQLSSEQLAQRLEHWRTQGRDLAFLIGGPEGHAAEVSAVADEKWSIGPLTLPHMLVRLVVAEQLYRAAAMLANHPYHRA, from the coding sequence ATGAAAGCCAGATTGATCGCCACCGGTGAACGCGCGCCGTCCTGGGTGGCGCAGGGGTTTGCCGAGTACCAGAAGCGGCTGTCGCATTGGCTGCCGCTGGAACTGGTGGAAATCGAACCGGGCCTGCGCGGCAAGGGCCGTGATCCCAAGCGTGCGATCGAGGACGAAGGCAAGCGGGTGCTGGCTGCGCTGCCCAAGAACCCTTATGTGGTTGCGCTTGATGTGCCCGGCAAACAGCTCAGTTCAGAGCAGCTGGCGCAGCGTCTGGAGCACTGGCGCACGCAGGGACGCGACCTGGCCTTCCTGATTGGTGGCCCGGAAGGGCACGCAGCGGAGGTATCCGCAGTGGCCGATGAGAAGTGGTCGATAGGCCCGCTGACCTTGCCGCATATGCTGGTTCGGCTGGTGGTTGCCGAGCAGTTGTATCGCGCAGCAGCGATGTTGGCCAATCACCCCTACCATCGCGCGTAA
- a CDS encoding acyltransferase family protein: MLRYNPSLDGIRAIAILAVVAFHATTPLARGGFVGVDVFFVLSGFLITSILRGEIEQHGSIRVARFYGHRFLRLYPSLALVLVAFLAAAPSLWPDEPAGQSVLLAAMYLTDYSSAFWQAPEVLRHTWSLSVEEHFYLLWPLALPMVVRARNPVATLAMIYVAATVWRVTNAIWLGWDMTYYRFDTRLSGLVLGAMLSYVGEHALVRRWSWFAWPAIVLVIVGGAHRQVAGLVTAIPVAELATALMILTARATPSHRLLSAAPMVYIGKLSYGIYLWHFPIAVWLRPQIGWEGTFAWSLGLSIGAAAVTYHFIDLPLQRWRHRNRTAAYRASEERGQPGITPHRASLDP, from the coding sequence ATGCTTAGATACAATCCGAGCCTGGACGGAATCAGGGCTATCGCGATCCTTGCGGTAGTTGCGTTTCATGCGACAACGCCACTTGCACGCGGCGGGTTCGTTGGCGTAGATGTCTTCTTCGTGCTTTCCGGATTCCTTATCACGTCGATCCTTCGAGGTGAGATTGAACAGCACGGTAGCATTCGGGTCGCCCGCTTCTATGGGCATCGATTCCTAAGGCTATACCCTTCGCTGGCTCTGGTCCTGGTCGCATTTTTGGCGGCGGCCCCCTCGCTCTGGCCTGATGAACCCGCGGGTCAGTCTGTCCTCTTGGCCGCTATGTATTTGACGGACTACAGTTCCGCGTTCTGGCAAGCACCCGAAGTGCTGCGTCACACATGGTCACTTTCTGTTGAGGAGCACTTCTACCTGCTTTGGCCCTTAGCTCTGCCTATGGTCGTCAGGGCTCGCAATCCGGTAGCGACCCTTGCCATGATTTACGTTGCTGCAACGGTTTGGCGCGTCACAAATGCCATCTGGCTGGGATGGGATATGACCTACTACCGTTTTGACACCAGGCTCAGCGGCCTGGTTCTCGGCGCGATGCTGAGCTATGTCGGCGAGCATGCGCTGGTGAGAAGATGGTCTTGGTTCGCCTGGCCAGCGATAGTCTTGGTTATCGTCGGTGGAGCCCATCGACAAGTTGCAGGTCTTGTGACCGCGATTCCTGTCGCTGAACTCGCAACAGCCTTGATGATCCTTACCGCGCGCGCAACCCCTTCTCATCGGCTGCTGTCAGCCGCCCCAATGGTCTACATTGGGAAATTGTCCTATGGCATCTATCTCTGGCACTTTCCGATAGCAGTTTGGCTGCGTCCACAGATCGGATGGGAAGGTACGTTCGCCTGGAGCCTCGGGTTGTCGATCGGAGCCGCTGCAGTTACCTACCACTTCATCGACCTTCCCTTGCAGCGGTGGCGCCACAGGAACCGGACAGCGGCCTACCGGGCAAGTGAAGAACGGGGACAACCGGGTATTACGCCACATAGGGCATCACTCGATCCTTGA
- the rsfS gene encoding ribosome silencing factor, which translates to MTTEAQVIKTQMPSPAPSVPALLASVHSALEEIKARDAVELDVRGKSSVADYMVVVSGTSTRHVKSIGEEVVRFAKNLGVMPLGVEGEREAEWVLVDLGDVIVHVMLPRVRELYALERLWTVGDQPRSAYDDEDEQDAG; encoded by the coding sequence TTGACCACCGAAGCCCAAGTCATCAAGACCCAAATGCCCAGCCCGGCACCCTCCGTCCCGGCCCTGCTGGCGTCCGTCCACTCCGCCCTTGAGGAGATCAAGGCCCGGGATGCCGTCGAGCTCGATGTCCGTGGCAAGTCCAGCGTTGCTGATTACATGGTTGTGGTCTCCGGCACCTCCACCCGTCACGTCAAGTCGATTGGCGAGGAAGTCGTGCGTTTCGCCAAGAACCTGGGCGTGATGCCGCTGGGTGTCGAAGGTGAGCGCGAAGCCGAATGGGTGCTGGTCGACCTGGGCGACGTCATCGTCCACGTCATGCTGCCGCGCGTGCGCGAGCTGTATGCGCTGGAGCGTCTGTGGACCGTCGGCGACCAGCCGCGTTCGGCCTACGACGACGAAGACGAGCAGGATGCTGGCTGA
- a CDS encoding phage tail protein → MGGSSKKTTVGYWYKLIMHFGWCKGPIDAFLEFRGGDRTAWRGELTSSGQIYINAANLWGGETSEGGITGTFDVRFGEQSQSPSSYLAAQLGPEQSAYRGRAGGVFQGGRYGAFNPYPKPASFKLRRILKGWDNDECWYPEVAEIGLVAPSSVAVYFALDLSGSMDTITPNGQSRLTNMKSAINSSLDFIGSLIAERGVTTDIMIVGFGTYPSGRASILRRDVDSSDIDDLKAWVSARSSSYSTYFTAGVMDMPDFYAGAPGDAKRVAFFVTDGEPADAGSGMTAAQIAAEAGAVVNGVTALACYGMNIDLSDTTYTEYVDNTPNDGVPVIEGDDPGAITAVVVQAMLGGMRGMNPAHVIYDCLTSADMQGEPVAAINDDSFRAAAQKLYAEGFGICTKYDSDSESLEDFRQRICNVIGASCTRSRVDGQWYLDLIRGVHDLDALLILTDDDIIEFEEDPSTLDDAVNQVVVAWFDPERKEDRATSPQHSLGAIAAVGGVRSETIEYPEIPIESLALRVAARDLRSKATPLKRFTLTTNRKPHALRLGQFLRLQLPLRGIADMVCMVGDIDTGILRSGSIKLVAVQDVFSMPDTTYIVGEPGVDTTPSTKPQVPAQQLAFEAPYVELAGTLSPGDLAVLAVDAGFLATVARRPGTGINYALWTAPPASDYGEVGTFDWCPTALLVEAASRTDTAFTLAGESDLGQVEVGTAALLGAEIVRVDAIDPVAGTLTLGRGCADTVAIPHEAGQRIWFYDAWSGADTREYSDGETVSAKALTRTSSEMLALSEAPALTLEMQGRAGRPYPPAGVKLNGESYPTSVGADLVFTWKHRDRVLQADTLVDVTAASIGPEPGTTYTVQLWNSDMSLLVAESAGVTGDTTTIQIEDINASPVIAKVFSVRDGLGSFTSHQWEIEIPVTPIQFIFTDEPYMPPAGDAVEFIFEP, encoded by the coding sequence ATGGGCGGTAGCAGCAAGAAAACCACGGTCGGGTACTGGTACAAACTGATCATGCATTTCGGGTGGTGCAAGGGCCCGATCGATGCGTTCCTGGAGTTCCGCGGCGGCGATCGCACGGCCTGGCGCGGCGAGCTCACCAGCAGTGGCCAGATCTACATCAACGCCGCCAACCTGTGGGGTGGCGAGACGTCGGAAGGCGGAATCACCGGAACGTTTGACGTGCGCTTCGGTGAGCAGAGCCAGTCGCCGAGCAGCTACTTGGCCGCTCAGTTGGGCCCCGAGCAGAGCGCCTACCGTGGGCGCGCCGGCGGCGTGTTCCAGGGCGGTCGCTACGGTGCCTTCAACCCGTATCCGAAGCCGGCCTCCTTCAAGCTGCGGCGGATACTCAAGGGGTGGGACAACGACGAGTGCTGGTACCCGGAGGTTGCCGAGATCGGCCTGGTAGCGCCGTCGTCCGTAGCCGTCTACTTCGCGCTGGATCTGTCTGGCTCGATGGACACGATCACGCCGAACGGGCAGAGCCGGCTGACCAACATGAAGTCGGCGATCAACTCGTCGCTGGACTTCATCGGCTCCCTGATTGCCGAGCGTGGCGTGACGACCGACATCATGATCGTCGGCTTCGGCACCTACCCAAGTGGTCGCGCCTCGATTCTCCGACGCGATGTTGACAGCAGCGACATCGACGACCTGAAGGCGTGGGTGAGCGCCCGGTCATCGTCGTACTCGACATACTTCACCGCCGGCGTGATGGATATGCCTGACTTCTATGCAGGCGCTCCAGGCGACGCGAAGCGAGTGGCATTTTTCGTCACCGATGGGGAACCCGCAGATGCGGGCTCCGGCATGACGGCCGCGCAGATCGCCGCCGAGGCCGGAGCGGTCGTCAACGGTGTCACCGCGCTGGCTTGCTACGGGATGAACATCGACCTGTCGGACACCACGTATACCGAGTACGTCGACAACACGCCGAACGACGGTGTTCCTGTGATCGAGGGTGACGACCCTGGCGCGATCACCGCCGTGGTTGTCCAAGCGATGCTTGGCGGCATGCGCGGCATGAACCCCGCGCACGTGATCTACGACTGCCTCACGTCGGCGGACATGCAGGGCGAACCGGTTGCAGCCATCAACGACGACAGCTTCCGCGCGGCGGCCCAAAAGCTGTACGCCGAAGGCTTCGGCATCTGCACCAAGTATGACTCTGACAGCGAATCGCTCGAGGACTTCCGGCAGCGGATCTGCAACGTCATCGGCGCCAGCTGCACGCGCAGCCGCGTTGACGGGCAGTGGTACCTCGACCTGATCCGCGGCGTTCACGACCTCGACGCTCTGCTGATCCTGACGGACGACGACATCATCGAATTCGAGGAGGATCCATCCACCCTCGACGATGCGGTCAACCAGGTGGTGGTCGCATGGTTCGATCCGGAGCGGAAGGAGGATCGCGCGACGTCTCCGCAGCATTCGCTCGGCGCGATCGCGGCGGTCGGCGGGGTCCGCTCCGAGACGATCGAGTACCCCGAGATCCCGATCGAGAGCCTGGCACTCCGCGTTGCAGCCCGAGACCTCCGAAGCAAGGCGACACCCTTAAAGCGCTTCACGCTGACCACCAACCGGAAGCCCCACGCGCTTCGGCTCGGGCAGTTCCTGCGCCTGCAGCTTCCGTTGCGGGGGATCGCAGACATGGTGTGCATGGTCGGGGACATCGACACTGGAATCCTACGGTCCGGCTCGATCAAGCTGGTGGCAGTGCAGGACGTGTTCTCGATGCCGGACACCACCTATATCGTGGGCGAGCCTGGGGTTGACACGACGCCATCGACGAAGCCGCAGGTGCCTGCTCAGCAGCTTGCGTTCGAAGCTCCGTACGTCGAACTCGCCGGCACACTCTCGCCAGGCGACCTGGCTGTGCTCGCCGTCGACGCCGGGTTCCTCGCGACCGTCGCCAGGCGGCCGGGGACGGGTATCAACTACGCGCTCTGGACGGCGCCGCCGGCGTCCGACTACGGCGAAGTCGGAACATTCGACTGGTGCCCGACCGCATTGTTGGTCGAGGCGGCGTCACGGACTGACACGGCGTTCACCCTGGCCGGCGAAAGCGATCTCGGCCAGGTGGAGGTCGGCACTGCTGCGCTGTTGGGCGCGGAGATTGTACGCGTCGACGCGATCGACCCGGTGGCTGGCACGCTCACCCTGGGGCGCGGCTGCGCGGACACGGTGGCCATCCCGCACGAGGCTGGGCAGCGGATCTGGTTCTACGATGCGTGGTCCGGCGCGGACACCCGTGAGTACTCGGACGGCGAGACGGTGTCAGCCAAGGCGCTCACGCGCACCAGCAGCGAGATGCTCGCACTGTCGGAGGCGCCGGCGTTGACCTTGGAGATGCAGGGCCGCGCAGGACGTCCCTACCCGCCGGCCGGCGTCAAGTTGAACGGCGAAAGCTACCCGACCAGCGTCGGGGCCGACTTGGTATTCACGTGGAAGCACCGCGATCGCGTGCTGCAGGCCGATACGCTGGTGGACGTCACGGCGGCGAGCATCGGCCCTGAGCCGGGGACGACCTATACGGTGCAGCTGTGGAATAGCGACATGTCGCTGCTGGTGGCCGAATCCGCAGGCGTTACCGGCGACACCACCACGATCCAAATCGAGGATATCAACGCGTCCCCGGTCATTGCGAAGGTGTTCTCCGTGCGCGACGGCCTGGGTAGCTTCACCTCCCATCAATGGGAGATCGAGATTCCTGTGACGCCCATCCAGTTCATTTTTACCGACGAACCGTACATGCCGCCGGCTGGCGATGCAGTCGAGTTTATTTTCGAACCTTGA